In the genome of Fluviispira vulneris, one region contains:
- a CDS encoding amino acid ABC transporter ATP-binding protein: MIEFKGVHKWFKKLHVLNNIDLLVKKGEVVVVCGPSGSGKSTLIRTVNALEPISDGILTVDGVKVSDPKTDINKLRTEVGFVFQQFNLYPHLNVLDNVTLAPRKVKNIPKKQAEDFAMELLTKVGMENKKTSHPSQLSGGQQQRVAIARGLAMQPKIMLFDEPTSALDPEMIGEVLKVMKDLAVGDITMMVVTHEMGFAREVADRVIFIDQGSIVEEAPPEDFFNHPKSDRAQKFLKQVLTPMQFE, encoded by the coding sequence ATGATCGAGTTTAAAGGTGTTCACAAATGGTTTAAAAAACTCCACGTCTTAAACAACATTGATCTTCTTGTAAAAAAAGGAGAAGTTGTTGTGGTCTGTGGTCCATCTGGCTCAGGAAAATCTACTCTCATTCGTACAGTGAATGCACTGGAACCGATTAGTGATGGAATCCTTACTGTTGATGGAGTCAAAGTTTCAGATCCAAAAACAGATATCAATAAACTTCGTACCGAAGTTGGGTTTGTTTTTCAACAGTTTAATCTTTATCCCCACTTAAATGTTCTTGACAATGTTACTTTAGCGCCGCGTAAAGTTAAAAATATTCCAAAAAAGCAAGCAGAAGACTTTGCTATGGAACTTTTAACAAAAGTTGGGATGGAAAATAAAAAAACTTCTCATCCTTCACAACTTTCAGGTGGCCAACAACAACGTGTGGCAATTGCACGTGGGCTTGCTATGCAGCCCAAAATTATGTTGTTTGATGAACCAACTTCAGCACTCGATCCAGAAATGATCGGTGAAGTTTTAAAAGTGATGAAGGATTTAGCTGTGGGTGACATCACAATGATGGTTGTAACTCATGAGATGGGATTTGCGCGCGAAGTAGCTGATCGCGTTATTTTTATTGATCAAGGTAGCATTGTTGAAGAGGCTCCACCTGAAGATTTTTTCAATCATCCAAAATCAGATCGCGCTCAAAAATTCTTAAAACAAGTTCTTACTCCCATGCAATTCGAATGA
- a CDS encoding ABC transporter substrate-binding protein: protein MKMNRRFFLLAFSSLAFLNFTNSAQADVADIKKKGTIVIGVKDSLYPFGFVDEKSRKLKGYDIDFGNEIAKKLGVKVELKAVTSANRIPLLTEQNVDLLICTMTITPERAKEIDFSYPYFISKQKFIVKKGTVKELKDLDNKKIGTTKGSTSEKNASVALPNAKIISYDDYPQAFLAMQQDKVFAITTDESILAGILSRSTKKKEFELSTFDISKEPYGIGVNKKNPELLKVVNETLLEMEKNGKAKETFTNWFGPKSQVPLVRDFKIAP from the coding sequence ATGAAAATGAACAGACGGTTTTTTTTACTTGCTTTTTCTTCCCTCGCATTTCTTAACTTTACAAATTCTGCGCAAGCAGATGTTGCCGATATTAAGAAAAAAGGAACAATCGTTATCGGTGTGAAAGATTCATTGTACCCATTTGGTTTTGTTGATGAAAAATCTCGCAAACTCAAAGGCTACGACATTGATTTCGGTAATGAAATTGCAAAAAAACTAGGAGTTAAAGTTGAACTGAAAGCTGTGACTTCAGCTAATCGCATTCCTCTTTTAACGGAACAAAATGTAGATTTACTGATCTGTACAATGACAATCACACCTGAAAGAGCAAAAGAAATTGATTTCAGTTATCCATACTTTATTTCTAAACAAAAGTTTATTGTTAAAAAAGGTACAGTTAAAGAATTAAAAGATCTAGATAATAAAAAAATAGGCACAACCAAAGGTTCGACTTCTGAAAAAAATGCTTCTGTAGCACTGCCAAATGCTAAAATAATTTCTTATGATGACTATCCTCAAGCATTTTTAGCAATGCAACAAGATAAAGTTTTTGCCATCACAACAGATGAATCTATTCTTGCAGGTATATTATCTAGATCTACTAAAAAGAAAGAGTTTGAATTGTCTACTTTCGACATTTCTAAAGAACCATATGGAATTGGTGTGAATAAAAAAAATCCCGAGTTACTTAAGGTTGTAAATGAAACTCTGTTGGAAATGGAAAAAAATGGTAAAGCAAAAGAAACTTTTACCAATTGGTTTGGTCCTAAATCACAAGTACCTCTCGTTCGTGATTTTAAGATCGCTCCCTAA
- a CDS encoding amino acid ABC transporter permease: MSATQFDLSVVLQGKYADWLLEGLKTTIELSSISCVLAFFLGLNIAIMRMSAFSPVRWFAQCYLEFFRNTPLIVQLFFWYFGSYQILPKPVNAFLNNYNFEFVAAVIALTFYTSAFIAEDIRSGITAIPKEQMEASRSSGFSYIRSMHYIILPQAVRHTIPPLINQFLNLTKNSSMAMVIGVGELTYQARQIESQAFKSFEAFFAATFVYVCISFFITILVTWYDRKVLNPLGKGTH, from the coding sequence ATGTCTGCAACTCAATTTGACCTTTCCGTTGTTCTGCAAGGAAAATATGCAGATTGGTTATTGGAAGGTTTAAAAACAACCATTGAGCTATCAAGTATATCTTGTGTCTTGGCATTTTTTTTGGGGCTAAATATTGCCATTATGAGAATGTCAGCTTTTTCTCCTGTGCGTTGGTTTGCGCAGTGTTACTTAGAATTTTTCAGAAATACTCCACTCATAGTCCAACTTTTCTTTTGGTACTTTGGCTCATATCAAATACTCCCAAAACCCGTGAATGCTTTTTTAAACAATTATAATTTTGAATTTGTAGCGGCAGTGATTGCTTTGACATTTTATACTTCAGCCTTTATTGCTGAAGATATTCGCTCGGGCATCACCGCCATTCCAAAAGAGCAAATGGAGGCCTCTCGCAGCAGTGGTTTTTCATATATACGTTCTATGCATTATATTATTTTGCCACAAGCCGTGCGCCATACGATTCCACCACTCATCAATCAGTTCCTGAACTTAACAAAAAACTCATCGATGGCAATGGTGATTGGGGTCGGTGAACTCACTTACCAAGCTCGGCAAATTGAAAGCCAAGCATTTAAAAGTTTTGAAGCATTCTTTGCGGCCACTTTTGTTTATGTCTGTATATCATTTTTTATAACAATTCTTGTGACCTGGTATGACAGAAAAGTTCTTAATCCACTCGGAAAAGGAACACATTAA
- a CDS encoding amino acid ABC transporter permease, with translation MDNIFDFSVISNNFLQLLIGRYPHGPLGGLALTLILAFISVILSIFGGLILGLLCISRNKLISLPVTAVVNTVRAMPLLMVIFWMFFILPSLTGGKVPENTTVVCALSIFTSCYISQIVVAGIASIPRGQSEASMSTGLTYWQSMRYIILPQGLRNMIPSFVNQFVSLIKDTSLGYIVGVSEITQVAMQINNRTQIYSAEIFIFLAIIYFIICFAFTSLSRWLERSLSWRKSI, from the coding sequence ATGGATAATATTTTTGATTTCTCAGTTATATCTAATAATTTTTTGCAACTCTTAATTGGACGCTATCCGCATGGTCCTTTAGGTGGTCTTGCACTTACTCTTATTTTAGCTTTTATCTCCGTGATTTTATCCATTTTTGGTGGCCTCATTCTCGGTTTGCTTTGTATTTCAAGAAATAAATTGATTAGTTTGCCAGTTACAGCTGTTGTGAACACCGTTCGTGCGATGCCTCTTCTGATGGTCATTTTTTGGATGTTTTTTATACTTCCATCTCTAACAGGAGGAAAGGTTCCTGAAAATACCACTGTGGTCTGTGCTCTCAGTATTTTCACATCCTGCTATATCTCGCAAATCGTTGTAGCAGGAATAGCGAGCATTCCAAGAGGTCAGTCAGAAGCTTCCATGTCGACAGGTCTCACCTACTGGCAAAGTATGCGTTACATCATTTTGCCGCAGGGTTTGCGCAATATGATCCCCTCTTTTGTAAATCAATTCGTGTCATTGATTAAAGACACATCACTTGGATACATTGTAGGTGTGTCGGAAATCACTCAAGTTGCCATGCAAATAAACAATCGCACTCAAATATACTCAGCTGAAATATTTATATTTTTAGCAATTATTTATTTTATCATTTGTTTTGCATTTACAAGTCTAAGCCGATGGTTAGAAAGAAGCTTGTCTTGGCGGAAGTCGATCTAA
- a CDS encoding aminotransferase class I/II-fold pyridoxal phosphate-dependent enzyme, whose protein sequence is MKITELNSWLLTLKPFALTKNEDIKEKLTAQGIEVFDFTLGDPKEPTPQFIKQALIEGVADVSQYPQNPGSPTLRRACADWAKKRLNVDLNYQTEIISSNGSKEAVFHIPQLLLNSSSMRRIVIFPEPGYPVYKAGTLLAGGIPYENPLKREKNYVFDPLEIPTELLSQVAAVWLCYPHNPTGAVIKRGEMERIYEWALKNDIMILSDECYMDMFYEGKEVPISFLEIAKDQQFKNVLSFFSLSKRSGMTGYRSGFVAGQADFIAQFAKYRLNVGLGTPDFVQSAAIAAWGDTEHVYERNRIFAEKRKWVDAFMQKNKIKVLPSNATFYVWGEIPESYQSGRDFIHTLMSTTGIMATPGEAFGNSCDRNFRLALVPTVDKIKHCLEIWQNKIDSGEFRI, encoded by the coding sequence ATGAAAATAACTGAATTAAACTCCTGGTTACTTACACTTAAGCCATTTGCTTTGACAAAAAATGAAGATATAAAAGAAAAGCTCACCGCTCAGGGTATAGAAGTTTTTGATTTCACATTAGGTGATCCAAAAGAGCCCACACCTCAATTTATTAAACAAGCGCTCATAGAGGGTGTCGCTGACGTCAGTCAATACCCACAAAATCCTGGCTCACCTACATTGCGGAGAGCTTGTGCAGATTGGGCTAAAAAGCGGCTCAATGTTGATTTAAATTATCAAACAGAAATAATTTCTTCCAATGGCAGCAAAGAAGCAGTCTTTCATATACCGCAGTTATTGTTAAATTCTTCATCTATGAGAAGAATTGTCATATTCCCAGAACCAGGCTACCCGGTTTACAAAGCAGGAACTCTGTTGGCAGGTGGTATTCCTTATGAAAATCCTTTGAAAAGAGAAAAGAATTATGTCTTCGATCCCCTTGAAATTCCAACTGAACTTCTTTCGCAAGTGGCAGCAGTATGGTTATGTTACCCTCACAATCCCACTGGAGCTGTGATAAAACGAGGTGAAATGGAAAGAATTTATGAATGGGCTCTCAAAAATGACATTATGATTCTATCCGATGAATGCTATATGGACATGTTCTATGAAGGTAAAGAAGTGCCGATCTCATTTTTAGAAATTGCGAAAGACCAGCAATTTAAAAATGTTCTGTCTTTTTTCTCATTGAGCAAGCGCAGTGGTATGACAGGATATCGTTCTGGCTTTGTTGCTGGACAGGCTGATTTTATTGCTCAATTTGCTAAATATCGTCTCAATGTCGGACTAGGAACTCCAGATTTCGTTCAATCCGCTGCGATTGCAGCTTGGGGAGACACTGAGCATGTATATGAAAGAAACAGAATTTTTGCTGAAAAAAGAAAATGGGTCGATGCATTTATGCAAAAAAATAAGATCAAAGTGCTTCCCAGTAATGCCACATTTTACGTTTGGGGAGAAATACCTGAAAGTTATCAATCGGGGCGTGATTTTATTCATACACTTATGAGCACTACAGGGATTATGGCGACACCCGGAGAAGCATTTGGTAATTCATGTGATCGAAATTTTCGTTTAGCACTTGTTCCGACAGTTGATAAGATTAAACATTGTTTAGAAATTTGGCAGAATAAAATCGATTCTGGAGAGTTTAGGATATAA
- a CDS encoding tetratricopeptide repeat protein, giving the protein MKNYLKLNYLLTLKYFYILLIITYHFSCFAQKWPSLFDNEDFIPLNATDLKKNKNITPYDFKKMEEADVRKKIFDSFYFIADFASSIKEEEPRNWFDSHKNPAQSLIVGFPPTIKRPTVKIHFPVYNLTKLAYFKADDKYTSKLNMCQEFWLQNRLQNAYDCFFFLQLELANDKVSIESIIRMNVNILHGFFLIFLSSNDETNLHIWNANTVPPSEREYSDGDHYSIARSLFSYITTRMDDTVYFPTNKEDVIDPIYKSIFNSPTYFKLLAKISGEKVTVSLLPEPVDPLAWIRTVMPIVYADAMAMNQGWLIWQRAFTSAGKMEEFIKKFNYPSPEISSPLIVGKNATARTEIFMAPKNNTDLLATIDLFRAVAMVSSKDPTKAIEYIASGISRQCHPDLVSLLFTLSGDIYFDLDILRWARRSYSWSELYNKDFIEKAPASIFFGAESAYWQGQYDIAKRGYERFIKSVGDPEFGPWARLRIAEIAELNKNMDLARTIYEVILKNFDRHPASQDAQVRLFCMYEKKLTRNVKKVEYKKVLDKIKDGRDVLKKQAKACLLNSDLVDMSEKSKEEMKKTVVEKAQEQKDRIEIYRNEFPNSEFLVLFSQRLKELELAEGTLLAEKNECLKLIDYYNKNRKRLLSLEKNNHKYVYGLKWDDKDKTKLLRCSAFLTDLKIWKEMRKTNIGHDGKAMHEIFYSLTTHPSVEKAIEGYQMLKSTSADWGKKVKFYEGSAFEMTDREDFWELLTLQKLLKYEFVSSVSVKSIINSVISRDLLSRPEKIFETQVFCNWMLRMKEQFNDEEWDTIATAKTTEQWINLIFNEKEQKSHLCDATFAKTLLAVSITRPTLLRDKSIFLPYLDKKGIANGSEEWLRYVQRLERMRSSQDIEVQGIYKKIAKEAKDKFAKESAQAWINKNIDKEVDKLLW; this is encoded by the coding sequence GTGAAGAATTATTTAAAGCTGAACTATTTATTAACATTAAAATATTTCTACATTTTACTTATAATAACATATCACTTTTCTTGCTTTGCTCAGAAATGGCCCAGTCTCTTTGATAATGAAGATTTCATACCTTTAAATGCGACTGATTTGAAAAAAAATAAGAATATCACTCCTTATGATTTTAAAAAGATGGAAGAAGCTGATGTACGTAAAAAAATATTTGATTCATTTTATTTTATTGCCGATTTTGCAAGTAGTATTAAAGAAGAAGAACCAAGAAATTGGTTTGATTCTCATAAAAACCCAGCACAATCACTGATCGTCGGGTTTCCACCAACTATAAAAAGACCTACTGTAAAAATTCATTTTCCAGTTTATAACTTAACTAAATTAGCATATTTTAAGGCCGATGATAAATACACATCAAAGTTAAATATGTGCCAAGAGTTTTGGCTACAAAATCGTTTGCAAAATGCTTATGATTGTTTTTTCTTTTTGCAATTGGAACTGGCTAACGATAAAGTTTCGATTGAATCTATTATACGCATGAATGTTAATATTTTACATGGATTTTTTCTCATATTTTTATCATCTAATGACGAAACTAATCTACATATATGGAACGCAAACACCGTTCCTCCTTCAGAAAGAGAATACAGCGATGGAGATCATTATTCCATTGCACGTAGTTTATTTTCATATATTACAACACGAATGGATGATACAGTCTATTTTCCAACAAATAAAGAAGATGTGATCGATCCAATCTATAAAAGTATATTTAATTCACCGACATACTTTAAACTTTTGGCAAAAATATCAGGAGAAAAGGTAACTGTTTCTTTATTACCTGAACCTGTTGACCCGCTTGCCTGGATAAGAACGGTAATGCCGATCGTATATGCTGATGCAATGGCTATGAATCAAGGTTGGTTAATATGGCAACGAGCATTTACATCAGCCGGAAAAATGGAAGAATTTATTAAAAAATTTAATTATCCTTCCCCTGAAATATCTTCTCCTCTCATAGTGGGAAAAAATGCAACTGCAAGAACAGAAATATTTATGGCTCCTAAAAATAATACCGATCTTTTAGCAACAATAGATTTATTTAGGGCAGTTGCAATGGTTTCTTCTAAAGATCCCACAAAGGCAATCGAATATATTGCCAGTGGTATTTCTAGACAATGTCATCCAGATCTTGTTTCGTTATTGTTTACTTTATCAGGAGATATTTATTTTGATTTAGATATTTTGAGATGGGCTAGAAGATCTTATTCATGGTCTGAGCTTTACAATAAAGATTTTATTGAAAAAGCTCCAGCGTCGATATTTTTTGGAGCTGAAAGTGCCTATTGGCAAGGACAATATGACATCGCAAAACGAGGTTATGAGCGTTTTATTAAATCTGTTGGTGATCCAGAATTCGGACCTTGGGCACGTTTGAGAATAGCAGAAATTGCTGAATTAAATAAAAATATGGATTTGGCAAGAACAATTTATGAAGTGATTTTAAAAAATTTTGATAGACATCCGGCATCCCAAGATGCGCAGGTGAGACTATTTTGTATGTATGAAAAGAAACTCACGCGCAATGTTAAAAAAGTAGAATACAAAAAAGTTTTAGATAAAATAAAAGATGGGAGGGATGTTCTGAAAAAACAGGCAAAAGCCTGTTTATTAAATTCAGATTTAGTTGATATGAGCGAAAAATCAAAAGAAGAAATGAAAAAAACTGTGGTTGAAAAAGCTCAGGAGCAAAAAGATAGAATAGAAATTTATCGAAACGAATTTCCGAATAGTGAATTTTTAGTTCTTTTTTCTCAACGCCTAAAAGAGCTTGAACTCGCAGAGGGCACTCTTCTCGCAGAAAAAAACGAGTGTTTAAAACTTATTGATTATTATAATAAAAATAGAAAACGGCTGCTTAGTTTAGAAAAAAATAATCACAAGTATGTCTATGGATTAAAATGGGACGATAAGGATAAAACTAAGTTGTTACGTTGTAGCGCATTTTTAACTGATTTAAAAATATGGAAAGAAATGCGGAAGACAAATATTGGTCACGATGGAAAAGCCATGCACGAAATATTTTACAGCTTGACCACCCATCCTTCGGTTGAAAAAGCGATTGAAGGATACCAAATGCTCAAATCTACCAGTGCAGATTGGGGTAAAAAAGTGAAATTTTACGAAGGATCAGCCTTCGAAATGACGGATCGAGAGGACTTTTGGGAACTTTTAACGTTACAAAAATTATTAAAATATGAATTTGTCTCATCTGTTTCTGTGAAAAGTATTATTAATTCTGTTATTTCACGCGATTTATTGAGTCGACCCGAAAAAATATTTGAAACTCAAGTCTTTTGTAATTGGATGTTGAGAATGAAAGAACAGTTTAATGACGAGGAATGGGATACAATTGCGACAGCTAAGACAACGGAACAATGGATAAATTTAATTTTTAATGAAAAGGAGCAAAAAAGTCATTTGTGTGACGCAACTTTTGCCAAAACACTTTTGGCCGTTTCTATCACTCGACCAACACTTTTACGAGATAAATCAATCTTTTTACCTTATCTTGATAAAAAGGGGATTGCGAATGGTTCTGAAGAATGGCTGCGCTACGTTCAGCGGTTAGAACGGATGAGAAGTTCTCAAGATATTGAAGTACAAGGGATTTATAAGAAAATTGCCAAAGAGGCTAAGGACAAATTTGCTAAAGAATCCGCTCAGGCATGGATTAATAAGAATATTGATAAAGAAGTCGATAAATTACTATGGTAG
- a CDS encoding flagellar FlbD family protein gives MIRVTRLDGSDVYINENNIQWIENLPDTTITFLNGARLLVRERIVDLVEKMELKLKKDLQMESPSNLTEMSGKL, from the coding sequence ATGATACGTGTGACTCGGCTTGATGGTTCGGATGTTTATATTAATGAAAATAATATCCAATGGATAGAGAATTTACCGGATACTACCATTACGTTTTTAAACGGCGCTCGCTTACTTGTTCGCGAACGTATCGTTGATCTTGTGGAAAAAATGGAACTGAAACTAAAAAAAGATCTACAAATGGAATCTCCTTCAAACTTAACAGAAATGTCAGGTAAATTGTAA
- a CDS encoding MFS transporter: protein MSQNIESVRKKILLSVFLIIFIDLLGFGMFIPIMPQIARTFHASDSQITLLSTWFSLATVLSVVFIGHLSDRYGRRKVLISTIVVSSIAQLLTGFSTSYLLLVGARVLAGLASGNLSAAQACIADITDKKERAKFMVIIGLAFGGGFSFGPAIGTLVILLCDSLNIFTNSHFKAIGIAACALNCLNLILLLKLQPETHPKFAKPYIRNLFAEFHHNPEHKESDVEKNLSFRQNLKIYLQNRPFIGVMVCMLLQVFAFAGVETLLPILLNDAYHFKETLIYKSYIFIGVMTLLGNAFLARYFLRRFGEVITLQFGQLSLTLGIFLIPILAPNPYVLFTALSFLCMGTSISNPSINALVSRLSPTSSQGFAFGLSQSIGAFSRIIGPAFMGIAYESGFSIHTLKGEKSLYISAFILFTGIIVSFETLRKIRSTFILPKENKV, encoded by the coding sequence ATGTCACAAAATATTGAATCCGTTCGAAAAAAAATATTGCTATCTGTCTTTTTAATTATTTTTATCGATCTTCTTGGATTTGGTATGTTTATTCCTATCATGCCACAAATTGCTCGCACTTTTCATGCATCAGACTCACAGATTACATTGCTTTCCACATGGTTTTCCCTTGCAACAGTTCTTTCAGTCGTTTTTATAGGACATCTTTCGGATCGCTATGGCCGGAGAAAAGTTCTGATTTCTACTATAGTAGTCTCATCTATTGCTCAGTTACTCACAGGTTTTTCAACTTCATATCTCCTTTTGGTGGGAGCAAGGGTCTTAGCCGGTTTAGCCAGTGGCAATTTGTCAGCTGCTCAAGCATGTATTGCTGACATCACGGATAAGAAAGAAAGAGCTAAGTTCATGGTTATTATTGGGTTGGCTTTTGGTGGTGGTTTTTCTTTCGGTCCTGCAATAGGTACACTCGTGATATTATTGTGCGATTCATTGAATATTTTTACAAACAGTCACTTTAAGGCGATCGGAATCGCAGCTTGTGCTTTAAATTGTCTAAACTTGATTTTGCTCCTTAAGCTTCAACCCGAAACTCATCCAAAATTTGCAAAACCCTATATTCGCAATCTATTTGCTGAGTTTCATCATAATCCAGAACATAAAGAGTCTGATGTTGAAAAAAATCTCTCTTTTAGACAAAACTTAAAAATCTACTTACAAAACAGGCCTTTTATAGGGGTTATGGTATGCATGCTCCTACAAGTTTTTGCCTTTGCAGGAGTGGAAACGCTGCTTCCTATTCTTTTGAACGATGCCTATCATTTTAAAGAAACACTGATCTATAAGAGCTATATATTTATTGGTGTTATGACATTATTAGGGAACGCATTTTTGGCACGTTATTTCCTTAGACGCTTTGGGGAAGTCATCACTCTACAATTTGGTCAACTGAGTTTAACTCTTGGTATCTTTTTGATCCCCATTCTAGCCCCTAATCCTTACGTACTTTTTACTGCTCTTAGCTTTTTATGTATGGGCACAAGTATTTCTAATCCCTCAATAAATGCTCTTGTAAGCCGACTTTCTCCCACTTCTTCACAGGGATTTGCCTTTGGTCTATCTCAGTCCATAGGTGCATTTTCAAGAATAATTGGACCAGCATTTATGGGCATTGCCTATGAAAGTGGTTTTTCAATCCATACATTAAAAGGTGAAAAATCTCTTTACATCTCTGCCTTTATTCTTTTTACTGGGATCATTGTGAGTTTTGAAACTCTCCGTAAAATTCGCAGCACTTTCATTTTACCTAAAGAAAACAAGGTATAA
- a CDS encoding YceD family protein produces MKKSLAINIAKIGQNLNITFGRFPSNSLNSIHFDDILTEWTQEFLKSTSLATQEDQYTNLKGQLKISKEHNMYRVEGEIEFSPMLECVRSLTLFREKIITPVNAFFVQETSSVYKNSNISRYLNNSDPSDEVELSETDLETYSFSNNMIELDEFIIDSLYLALPELPLCREDCKGLCPSCGTELNDVQFEGRLIKPMHAQKCTFHSH; encoded by the coding sequence ATGAAAAAATCCCTTGCAATCAATATTGCAAAAATTGGACAAAATTTAAATATAACTTTTGGTAGATTTCCATCTAACAGCCTAAATTCAATACATTTTGATGATATTTTAACTGAGTGGACCCAAGAGTTTCTAAAATCGACTTCACTTGCAACACAAGAAGATCAATATACAAATTTAAAAGGTCAGCTGAAAATCTCAAAAGAACACAATATGTACCGAGTAGAAGGTGAAATTGAGTTTTCCCCGATGCTCGAATGTGTACGTTCATTAACGTTATTCAGAGAAAAAATAATAACACCTGTCAATGCCTTTTTTGTCCAAGAAACGTCTTCAGTATATAAAAATTCAAATATTTCTAGATACTTAAACAACTCTGATCCCAGTGATGAAGTTGAATTATCTGAAACTGATTTGGAGACATATTCTTTTAGCAATAATATGATTGAACTCGATGAATTTATTATTGATTCTCTCTATTTAGCACTCCCTGAACTCCCGCTATGCCGCGAAGATTGTAAAGGACTTTGTCCAAGCTGTGGAACTGAATTAAATGATGTTCAATTCGAAGGCAGGCTCATCAAACCAATGCATGCGCAAAAGTGTACTTTTCACAGTCATTAA
- a CDS encoding LysM peptidoglycan-binding domain-containing protein: protein MRVIQSSFLRTIVKLFVVTFCLVKSFLLYSQELKFDEYKVKANDTLIHILKRHSLRPVFGPNGSLAETLELNPEKKKHNGDLIYIGEIIKLPNFDNWKNTQISKRQKNINDEYSNNDPTHKKQMSPPEDIAADSLQDNQPKEQKKKRSIDKPMVQKPEQGKSVTTIPPPQKVIPVIDAPSPQKAKPVVDAPSPQKVKPVGMAPLPQKSNETQSTFVDKNNSSKVDKKYQNNFIDESTLPQNPKAIPAKENKTAITPEIKEKETSTVQSDSQADSSLSPIITNKDNFSEMPSFEFFKESLKYCITVPACKIGFQEPDLKCCKKPKPLFYANPPDSF from the coding sequence ATGAGGGTTATTCAGTCTTCCTTCTTGAGAACAATAGTCAAACTATTTGTTGTAACATTTTGTTTAGTTAAGAGTTTTTTGTTGTATTCTCAAGAACTTAAATTCGACGAATATAAAGTGAAAGCAAATGACACTCTCATTCACATCCTAAAAAGGCATTCTTTGCGTCCGGTTTTTGGACCAAATGGATCTCTAGCTGAAACTCTTGAGTTAAATCCTGAAAAAAAGAAACACAATGGCGATTTAATATACATTGGCGAGATTATAAAATTACCCAACTTTGACAATTGGAAAAATACACAGATTTCGAAACGCCAAAAAAATATAAACGATGAATATTCAAATAACGATCCGACACATAAAAAACAAATGAGTCCTCCAGAAGATATTGCTGCAGACTCTCTTCAGGATAATCAACCCAAGGAACAAAAAAAGAAAAGATCAATTGACAAGCCTATGGTGCAAAAACCAGAGCAGGGAAAGTCTGTGACAACAATTCCTCCACCGCAAAAAGTTATACCTGTTATTGATGCACCCTCACCACAAAAAGCAAAGCCTGTTGTTGATGCACCCTCACCGCAAAAAGTTAAGCCTGTAGGAATGGCACCGCTTCCACAAAAAAGTAACGAAACCCAAAGCACATTTGTCGATAAAAATAATTCATCAAAAGTTGATAAAAAATATCAAAATAATTTTATCGATGAAAGCACATTACCACAAAACCCAAAAGCAATTCCTGCTAAGGAAAATAAAACAGCGATAACGCCGGAAATTAAAGAAAAAGAAACCAGCACTGTCCAAAGCGACAGTCAAGCTGATAGTAGTTTGAGCCCAATTATTACTAATAAAGATAATTTTTCGGAAATGCCAAGTTTTGAATTCTTTAAGGAATCATTAAAATATTGCATTACAGTACCAGCGTGTAAAATTGGCTTTCAAGAGCCTGATTTAAAATGCTGCAAAAAACCCAAACCACTCTTTTATGCAAACCCTCCTGATTCTTTCTAA